A genome region from Tenebrio molitor chromosome 4, icTenMoli1.1, whole genome shotgun sequence includes the following:
- the LOC138129670 gene encoding uncharacterized protein has translation MKISLAYLHPTKSYLVLDYPSFHYLRFKLWALSCGRRDLINKPNIYHRNYQLCACHFENKMFSNPQKSRLVFDALPTNRLRGTIRSPYSSTPPHRFTSQREVSPKPSTSQREVSPQPSSSERKVSPQPSSSEREVSPQPSTSLGEVTPRPSTSRYYATVGGVSLPMGTSVSTQTGLTLSSSTPRKQALRRQLRRERETSGEEEDGDVAKFCLLCDKLLPQNLAGIVKMQVINKNAPTSRRYSREYKQFAITLFFLSPMAYRFLRTTFLLPTVRTLQRMTEKIQINPGLSRVVFDILKIKSKSLGDEGKDCVLCADEMNIKGHLFYDIGADEIVGFQQLGASKDYLPANNGSRHI, from the exons atgaaaatatctctagcATATTTACATCCTACAAAAAGTTACCTAGTTCTGGATTATCCGAGTTTTCATTATCTGAG GTTCAAACTGTGGGCTTTGTCTTGCGGACGCAGGGacttaataaataaacctAACATTTATCATCGAAATTACCAACTGTGTGcatgtcattttgaaaacaaaatgttttccaaTCCGCAAAAATCGAGACTTGTATTTGATGCATTGCCCACAAACCGGTTACGAG GTACAATTAGAAGTCCTTATAGTTCAACACCACCACACCGCTTTACATCTCAACGCGAAGTATCGCCAAAACCTTCTACATCTCAACGCGAAGTATCGCCACAGCCCTCTTCATCTGAACGCAAAGTATCGCCGCAGCCCTCTTCATCTGAACGCGAAGTATCACCGCAGCCCTCCACATCTCTAGGCGAAGTAACACCACGGCCATCCACATCACGTTACTACGCGACTGTTGGTGGAGTTTCCTTGCCGATGGGAACCAGCGTCAGCACACAGACAGGGTTGACGTTGTCATCCAGTACTCCCAGAAAACAAGCTCTCCGGCGCCAGCTaagaagagaaagagaaacaTCAGGTGAGGAGGAAGATGGTGATGTCGCAAAATTTTGCTTATTATGTGATAAGTTGTTACCACAAAACTTAGCGggaattgtaaaaatgcaaGTAATTAATAAGAACGCCCCCACGTCCCGGAGATATTCCAGGGAGTATAAGCAATTCGCAATTACCTTGTTTTTTCTGTCACCGATGGCGTATCGTTTTTTAAGAACCACGTTTTTATTGCCAACGGTTCGTACCTTGCAGCGAATGACtgagaaaattcaaatcaACCCTGGACTGAGTCGAGTGGTTTTtgacatattaaaaattaaatccaaGAGTCTAGGTGACGAGGGAAAAGATTGTGTCCTATGTGCAGATGAGATGAATATAAAAGGACATCTATTCTATGACATTGGAGCAGATGAAATTGTAGGTTTCCAACAGCTTGGTGCGTCTAAAGACTATTTGCCGGCCAATAATGGCTCGAGgcatatttga
- the LOC138128241 gene encoding uncharacterized protein: MELPPESQEDDVPVNIEDCDDDEHQSVALSNRSNVSLNLQRKRLALETEKAKQALEMEAMKLQKEMSLLQMEHDLRVAEMDEAEELASLKSNYMTDRPRVKEGSCKNSAVNEWISSTEPFTKCNPEEPRRGDSSDMHLLCQTLTDAIKSITVSPMTNKLAARQIVEKDFPLFDGNPEEWPVFVAQFRRISSLCEYTVEEMMIKLQKCLRGEAKNAVVGMMMSPDNVDLVIKTLEMRFGRPDQIIATVLSKKNESPTSPTSSSSSLQTTQTNDDEKESENVLVVGQKNQVLLRQIKVRLYGEHGVMETVALCDEASTISLIDKAVANHLGLKGTSEPLCIQWTNDIVSRHERSTKIDLRISGVAAEARKFTMKNVRTVENLSLPRQQISRSDWTRHPHLRDLPISEFDEQPMILIGQDNIHLTVARKVHQGPQDAPIATKTHLGWILHGPVQQKNDIKAYTFHLCHHEYPDDDLHEIVKRSFTTEAFGVNLNCSKVNKDEARAQEIMEKTARRVGDRFEIGLLWRSDDITLPESKMTAMRRLECVERRMVQDRNFRQQYCEKIQDYVDKGYARKLSPDEAAVENPRCWYLPHFGVVNINKPNKLRLVFDAASKSHGMSLNDNLLAGPDLLKSLVAVLMKFRQRKIAYCSDVREMFHQVRIRPEDRCAQRFLWREGNSDRPCDVYEMQVMTFGATCSPTCAQYIKNLNATEQAKSQEILNAIVDKHYVDDYLDCKDTINEAMQTILEVRRVQQLGGFELVNWMSNSKELMEMLCAEEKIAKHLNLDTDSALQRVLGLWWDPTSDTFQFRLKSEMINFDKNQRPTKRNVLKLVMSIFDPLGLIANFTIRGRILLQEIWRSGIDWDDRIDQNLHRLWLTWIDDLQNITTFRIPRCYSTDSSREVELHVFCDASKKAFAAAAYLRIMGNNSINVCLIVARARVAPTKPISIPRLELQAAVMGSRLASSIKQELEIRIDQTFLWTDSTTVLHWIRGNGKKVGQFESHRIGEIQELTNVEDWRWIPSKLNVADDATRTYDTDDEINFERWFRGPEFLWTSDKDTWSRSKILEEDEENSCLNIENEYTYATVESDNYCLPDIQRFSKWIRLIRTTAWTLRFMKKMVGKVRNEIKEFPEELTAQELKEAEIKLTKLSQHESFPQDIADLKKKKEINRQSSLRQLSPTLDEQGLLRISGRTDLAVVMTNETKKPYILHPKHHYTRLLLQHLHERFAHQGVDTVLNEARQRYWILNGRAAVKTAFKRCQACCVRRAKPIIPKMGQLPSIRLTPYVKPFAYTGVDYFGPILVTVGRRREKRWGVLFTCLTIRAVHLEVAHSLTTDSAIMAIRRMIARRGLPMQMYSDNGTNLRGANEELKNAITNLDDTKLKQTLTGKGIEWHFIPPSAPHMGGAWERMVRSIKQTFYVILHGQNIKDEVLLTLLTEAEGIINSRPLTHVSVDPDDPEALTPNHFLLGSSSGDGSPGKFDADKCSRREWRRSQYLINSFWKRWVKEYLPRLTCRRKWKKDAEPIKSPTLSS, from the exons ATGGAGCTTCCGCCCGAGAGCCAAGAGGACGATGTACCTGTGAACATTGAGGATTGTGACGACGACGAGCATCAATCCGTAGCACTGTCAAACCGATCAAATGTAAGCTTAAATCTCCAGAGGAAACGACTTGCCTTGGAGACTGAAAAAGCGAAACAAGCATTAGAGATGGAAGCGATGAAGCTACAGAAGGAAATGAGTCTTTTGCAGATGGAACACGATCTTCGGGTAGCTGAAATGGACGAAGCGGAAGAGCTTGCATCTTTAAAGTCCAACTACATGACAGACAGACCACGCGTTAAAGAAGGTTCTTGCAAAAATTCGGCCGTGAATGAATGGATATCATCGACCGAACCATTTACGAAATGCAATCCCGAGGAACCTCGACGAGGAGACAGCAGTGACATGCATTTGTTGTGTCAAACATTGACAGATGCAATAAAATCTATAACAGTCTCTCCCATGACAAATAAACTTGCAGCAAGACAAATTGTGGAAAAAGACTTTCCGCTCTTCGACGGAAACCCAGAGGAGTGGCCAGTGTTTGTTGCTCAATTTAGACGAATTTCATCATTGTGTGAGTACACCGTCGAAGAGATGATGATAAAACTACAGAAGTGCCTCAGAGGTGAGGCGAAAAATGCAGTTGTAGGGATGATGATGTCCCCGGACAATGTAGATCTGGTTATCAAGACCTTAGAGATGCGATTTGGTCGACCCGATCAGATTATAGCAACGGTCCTGTCAAAG AAGAATGAATCACCCACTTCGCCGACATCTTCAAGTTCTTCTTTGCAAACGACGCAAACAAATGACGACGAGAAGGAAAGTGAAAATGTTCTTGTGGTTggacaaaaaaatcaggttCTACTGAGGCAGATAAAAGTAAGATTGTATGGAGAACATGGTGTTATGGAGACTGTAGCCCTATGCGACGAAGCTTCTACCATAAGTCTTATAGACAAGGCCGTCGCCAATCACCTCGGCCTTAAAGGTACGTCAGAACCTCTTTGTATTCAATGGACTAATGACATTGTCTCTCGACATGAGCGATCTACTAAAATCGACCTAAGAATTTCTGGTGTTGCTGCTGAAGCAAGAAAATTTACGATGAAGAACGTGAGAACCGTAGAAAATTTATCGTTGCCGAGACAACAGATATCAAGATCTGACTGGACGAGACACCCCCATCTGAGAGACTTGCCCATCAGTGAATTCGACGAACAACCCatgattttgattggtcaaGACAACATCCACTTGACTGTAGCGAGAAAAGTGCATCAAGGTCCTCAAGACGCACCCATAGCTACGAAGACTCATCTCGGTTGGATATTACATGGTCCGGTACAGCAAAAAAATGATATCAAAGCCTACACTTTCCACCTATGTCACCATGAATACCCTGACGACGACTTGCACGAGATTGTGAAGCGATCATTCACCACCGAAGCCTTCggtgtaaatttaaattgttcgaAAGTAAATAAAGACGAAGCTCGCGCTCAAGAAATCATGGAAAAAACCGCTAGACGTGTCGGAGACAGATTTGAAATTGGTCTTTTGTGGCGTAGTGATGACATTACTCTACCAGAAAGCAAAATGACTGCAATGCGACGACTGGAATGTGTTGAAAGAAGAATGGTACAAGACAGAAATTTTCGTCAACAATACTGCGAGAAAATTCAAGACTACGTCGACAAGGGTTATGCACGCAAGCTTTCTCCTGATGAAGCCGCTGTCGAAAATCCCAGATGCTGGTACCTTCCTCATTTTGGTGTAGTAAACATCAACAAACCCAACAAATTACGTCTGGTATTCGACGCCGCCTCTAAGTCACATGGTATGAGTTTGAACGATAATCTACTTGCTGGACCTGATCTTTTGAAGTCCCTGGTAGCCGTGCTCATGAAATTTCGACAACGAAAAATCGCATATTGTAGCGACGTGAGAGAGATGTTTCATCAAGTGAGAATACGTCCAGAAGATCGATGTGCACAACGTTTTTTGTGGCGGGAGGGTAATTCTGATCGACCCTGCGACGTCTACGAAATGCAAGTCATGACATTTGGAGCGACGTGCTCACCGACATGTGCACAGTATATCAAGAATCTCAATGCTACAGAACAAGCcaaatcacaagaaattttgAATGCCATTGTCGACAAACATTACGTTGACGACTACCTCGATTGTAAAGACACCATAAATGAAGCCATGCAAACGATTTTAGAAGTCCGTCGGGTACAACAATTGGGAGGCTTCGAATTGGTCAATTGGATGTCCAACTCCAAAGAATTAATGGAAATGTTATGTGCCGAGGAGAAAATAGCAAAACACTTAAATCTCGACACTGATTCCGCATTGCAGCGAGTCTTAGGCCTCTGGTGGGATCCGACATCAGACACTTTCCAGTTCCGCCTAAAATCAGAGATGATAAATTTCGACAAAAATCAAAGACCTACGAAGAGGAACGTCCTTAAATTGGTAATGTCGATTTTCGACCCTTTAGGCTTGATCGCCAACTTCACGATACGTGGGCGTATTCTGTTGCAAGAGATATGGAGATCGGGGATCGACTGGGACGATAGAATTGACCAAAATCTTCATCGATTATGGCTTACTTGGATCGACGATTTGCAGAATATTACCACCTTTCGAATTCCAAGATGCTATTCTACAGATTCATCGAGAGAAGTAGAACTACATGTCTTTTGCGACGCAAGCAAGAAGGCTTTCGCAGCTGCAGCTTACCTCAGAATTATGGGGAACAACAGCATTAACGTCTGTCTCATCGTAGCCAGAGCCAGAGTCGCACCTACTAAACCGATTTCAATACCGCGATTAGAACTTCAAGCCGCTGTTATGGGTAGCCGCTTAGCCAGTTCGATTAAACAAGAACTCGAAATAAGAATTGACCAGACTTTCTTATGGACTGACTCAACGACTGTACTGCATTGGATTAGAGGCAATGGAAAGAAAGTGGGCCAGTTCGAATCGCACCGCATTGGAGAAATTCAAGAGTTGACAAATGTTGAAGATTGGCGATGGATTCCCTCAAAACTCAACGTTGCTGATGATGCCACCAGAACGTACGACACTGATGACGAAATCAACTTCGAAAGATGGTTCCGTGGGCCAGAATTTTTATGGACAAGTGACAAAGACACATGGTCTAGATCGAAAATCTTAGAAGAAGACGAAGAAAATAGCTGCTTAAACATAGAAAACGAGTATACTTATGCGACTGTAGAATCTGACAACTACTGTCTACCTGATATTCagagattttcaaaatggatTCGATTAATTCGAACGACAGCCTGGACTCTGCGATTTATGAAGAAAATGGTTGGGAAAGTGCGAAACGAAATAAAAGAATTCCCAGAAGAACTCACGGCACAAGAGTTAAAAGAagctgaaattaaattaacaaaactaaGCCAGCACGAAAGTTTTCCACAAGACATTGcagatttgaagaaaaagaaagaaataaaccGCCAGAGCTCCCTAAGACAACTCTCACCAACACTTGACGAGCAAGGTCTGTTGAGGATAAGTGGAAGAACAGACTTGGCAGTTGTCATGACGAACGAGACAAAGAAGCCATATATTTTGCATCCAAAACATCATTATACAAGACTTTTACTGCAACATCTCCATGAAAGGTTCGCTCATCAAGGGGTTGACACAGTGTTGAACGAAGCAAGACAACGATATTGGATTCTTAATGGTAGAGCAGCCGTGAAAACAGCGTTTAAAAGATGTCAAGCATGCTGTGTCAGAAGGGCAAAACCTATTATTCCGAAGATGGGTCAATTACCATCAATCAGATTGACGCCATATGTAAAACCCTTTGCATATACGGGGGTTGATTACTTCGGACCTATACTAGTGACAGTTGGACGACGACGCGAGAAGAGATGGGGGGTGCTATTTACTTGCCTCACCATCAGGGCAGTACATTTGGAAGTGGCTCACTCCTTGACAACAGACTCAGCTATAATGGCAATTCGTAGAATGATTGCCAGAAGGGGACTTCCTATGCAAATGTATTCGGACAACGGTACAAATCTACGAGGAGCTaatgaagaattaaaaaatgctaTCACAAATTTGGACGACACAAAACTGAAGCAGACATTGACCGGCAAAGGTATCGAGTGGCACTTTATACCTCCTTCAGCTCCTCACATGGGAGGAGCCTGGGAACGAATGGTACGTTCCATCAAGCAGACATTTTACGTAATTCTTCATGGACAGAATATCAAAGACGAAGTTCtgctgacattattgacagaaGCCGaaggaataataaattcacgaCCTTTGACGCACGTGTCCGTTGACCCTGACGACCCCGAAGCTTTGACTCCAAATCATTTCCTGCTTGGATCGTCTTCTGGTGATGGTTCACCAGGGAAATTCGATGCTGATAAATGCTCCAGGCGAGAATGGCGAAGAAGTCAGTATTTAATCAACTCCTTCTGGAAACGATGGGTGAAAGAATATCTACCGAGATTGACGTGTCGAAGAAAATGGAAAAAGGATGCCGAACCTATAAAATCTCCGACGTTGTCATCATAG